The Candidatus Goldiibacteriota bacterium genome includes the window TACAACAATCGGGGCCGGCGCAGAATACAACTGGTATTTCCAGAACCATGCTTTAAATGGTTGGTTTGCAGGACCTCAGGCACAGATTACAATGTCAATGATTAGTTATGAGTATACAGAATGGAATGATACCTATACTGAACTCGTGACAAAAACAGGTACAGGTTCAGCTGTTATGTTTGGACTTGGAGGACATGGCGGATATAGATGGATATGGGATAATGGATTCACACTTGATCTGCAGGTGGCTTTAAGTTACAACATTGGTAGCGCTATAGAAATTAATGGAGTAAAAGCAGAAGGATTCGGTGGAGTTGGTTTTGGACCGGGACTTAACTTGGGATATGCATGGTAATTCAGTAATACAATAAATTATCTTTTCAAAAAGGGCGGCAGAAATGCCGTCCTTTTTTTTTATGTGTTTTTGTTTTTGTAGGGGACGCGCTCCTGCGCGTCCCGTGGATACAATATTATGATATTGCCGCTTGCCTATAAAAAAATACTTGCATTCAAAATAAAATTGTATATAATATCCTTCAACATAGAGGGTAAAACGGGCAATCCAACAATTGCTTATTTTACTTATTTTCATTTGGAGGAGATGGAAATGGTAAAAAAAGTTTTTAGTAAATTTTTATTTATTTTATTTGTATTGGCTTTAATTGTCCCGCCGTCTTTTTGCGGGTCAGACTGGTATCTGTCTTTAACGGGGGGTATGAATTCGGTTTTGATGGGGGAATACAATCAGGCAATAAAGGAAGCCAATGATTACAACACTTCAATTGGAATAAAATCATCTTTAAAGCCGCTTGCGTTTGGATTATTACCTTCTTTGGAAGTCGGATACAATTTTAACGCGCCTGCGGGCTTAGCCGCTGTGTATCTTAAGAATGAAGTAAGTATCATCAGAGATACAGAAAGCATCGCGCTTTGGCCAAACGGAAAGACCGCGCAGAAAATTTCCGGCGATTTCAGTGCTATCTATACGGGGATAGGGCTGAAAAAATACGCTTTTGATGAATCTGCTTTTAATCCCTATATAGGCCTGGACGCCGGATTGACGTATTCGTTTAATAACACTATGGATGAAGAGTCTGCTCTTGAAGACGGGACATATTCTTACAGAATAAAAAAGTCATGGGATACGGCATTTGCCGGGATAAGCGCGGAAGCAGGCGCCAACTGGATGTTTTCGGAAAGTGCGGGTATAAATTTAAAAACAGGTTACAGGTATTCAAGGGGCACTGTAATGGTTAAAACAGAGAATGTTTATGGCTGGACAGGCGAATCGCAGGGACAGTCACAGGTGGATTACTCCGGATTCTATTTTGGCGCGGGGTTATTGATTGGATTTGGCAATACGGAAAAAACAGCGGCAATAAAAACATTAGCCGCAGGGTCGGAACAGTTTCCGGAAATAGGAAAAAAGATATACACCGATGGGGTCACTCTTTTTGACGCGGGTCTGTACAAGCGGTCAGAGATTAAGTTTCTGGAATTAAACCAGATAAGCCCGGGAAACTCTGACGTAAAAAAATATCTTGATGAGATAGCGGTTAAACTTGAAGGTGATAAGAAGCAGGAGAATATTAAAAAACTTCTTGCGGAAGCTGATGAACTTAGGGGTAAGAATAAGTTTGAAGGGGCTTATAACAGGTATTTAGAAGTAAATAAAATAGACGCGGAAAATGAAACCGCAGTTTTTTACCTTAAATATTTCAGGGAAACCGCGGTTGCCAAATATGGCGATGCAAGGGAGTTGAATTCGCAGGGTAAAATTGCGCCTGCGCTTAAACTTGCCAAAGAGGCGGCGGAGTATTCCCCTGAAAACAATGAAATAGCGGATTTTGTAAAAGAACTGCAGGGCATTAAAAAAGATAAAAAGAAAGCGGATGCATTGTATAACGAAGGAGTTCTTAATTACCAGAAAGGGTATTATGATAAAGCGATAGTATCATGGGAAAAAGTTTTAGAGATTTATCCGGATGACATTGAAACTAAAAAAAATCTTGCCCTGGCAAAAGAGAAGTATTCAGGTGAAAGCGCCAAGGCAGTGCAAAGC containing:
- a CDS encoding tetratricopeptide repeat protein, whose product is MVKKVFSKFLFILFVLALIVPPSFCGSDWYLSLTGGMNSVLMGEYNQAIKEANDYNTSIGIKSSLKPLAFGLLPSLEVGYNFNAPAGLAAVYLKNEVSIIRDTESIALWPNGKTAQKISGDFSAIYTGIGLKKYAFDESAFNPYIGLDAGLTYSFNNTMDEESALEDGTYSYRIKKSWDTAFAGISAEAGANWMFSESAGINLKTGYRYSRGTVMVKTENVYGWTGESQGQSQVDYSGFYFGAGLLIGFGNTEKTAAIKTLAAGSEQFPEIGKKIYTDGVTLFDAGLYKRSEIKFLELNQISPGNSDVKKYLDEIAVKLEGDKKQENIKKLLAEADELRGKNKFEGAYNRYLEVNKIDAENETAVFYLKYFRETAVAKYGDARELNSQGKIAPALKLAKEAAEYSPENNEIADFVKELQGIKKDKKKADALYNEGVLNYQKGYYDKAIVSWEKVLEIYPDDIETKKNLALAKEKYSGESAKAVQSAQEAMGQAKEFFDRGLLEDARSKAEYVLRIDSKDEDAIKLLAEIDRRTDKKSTTLIKR
- a CDS encoding DUF3575 domain-containing protein, giving the protein MKKLLIVLAVVSLLVAPAFAAKSNSFEKAVKGEGVDWATQQNVLTVNPLIFIGILSAHYEMAMGKTNGLGFNGLFNWFGIGNWSYTTIGAGAEYNWYFQNHALNGWFAGPQAQITMSMISYEYTEWNDTYTELVTKTGTGSAVMFGLGGHGGYRWIWDNGFTLDLQVALSYNIGSAIEINGVKAEGFGGVGFGPGLNLGYAW